DNA sequence from the Pseudodesulfovibrio sp. S3 genome:
CACCGAATCGACCAGTGCGCCCATAATCGTGAACTCTCCTTCGAATTCGATCTCCACGATGATGATACAAGTGTCCACGGTATCCTCACCCTGGGACATGCCCAACTTCAGACGCATATCAACCACAGGTACCGCGTGGCCACGAAGGTTGATAACGCCGCGCATGAATTTGGGCGTACGTGGAATTTTGGTAATGGAGGTCAATTCCAGCACCTCCCGAACCGTTCCGATATCAAGAGCAAAAATTTCCTTGCCCAGCGTGAAGGTCAAAAACTGATTGATATCTTTCAATGCTTCATCAGCCATGCCAACCCCCTAATTAATTATCATTTATTGTCAAAAAAAACATTTTGACCATGCCATGCCCATATGAATGTTATCTAACATCCACCCATGAGCTTTTCAATTTCTTCTGTAATAACTATACACACAATCAGACAAAAACCATTATAAATATACCCACCTTTGAGCGTTGCGGCAACCATCATCCATAGAACTTAAATAATTTTCAAAAATAACACCATGTTGACTTTTTTTCTCAAAAAATGATTGACAACTTTCACAGGCGCGGCTAGTTACTCACTTCGCGTCGGGATGTAGCGCAGTCTGGGAGCGCACTTGAATGGGGTTCAAGGGGCCGGAGGTTCAAATCCTCTCATCCCGACCAAACGATGAGATACCCCGCTGGACCGAATCAAATCGGTCCGGCGTTTCATCGAAAACAGACGGAATGCTGACGTAGCTCAATCGGTAGAGCGCGTCCTTGGTAAGGACGAGGTAGGCAGTTCAATCCTGCTCGTCAGCTCCATATATATAAGAAAATCGCCTTTCGAATGAGAGGCGATTTTCTTTTTTCGTGCATTGTTCCGAGGTCCCAACGACTTCCAGGGATAATTCTGTACCTGTAAAGCTCCCCGTCTCAGGTCCAGCACTTTATGCGAATTTCCGGCCTTCTTCGGATTCATCCATGCCGGGCATGAAGCCCGAAGAAGCAATGAAAAGAACTGCTGCCGCAGTCTATTGCTGCAACAGAATTGTCGTGTTAATGTACAATAAAATATTCAATAAACAAATAGTTGCAACCTGTTCTGCATCCCATGTGAATCTCGGGACACTTGTCATTAACCAACTTGATTTGCACAGGAAAACATATAAAATATACTTTCAAGAAAGTTTGTCCGCTGGTAATAAGGCTTGAGCGAAAAGGGATTACAAATGAACTTTAAAAAAATGATAAAATCCTTCAAGCTGTTCATAATCATTCTATTGTTTGGTCTTGTTGGAGCTGCGAAAGCTCAAGAACTTACAATTTATGTAGACAACTGGCCTCCATATAACTTCATAAAAAATGACAAGATTGTTGGGATTAGCACGGAGTTGATAGAAGCAGCGTTACAAAGGGCTAACATTCAATACAAACTTGTTAAATATCCCTTTAAACGAGGCTTAGCTACTGTGCGGAGCACTCCATACACAATGCTCTATACGGCGGCGCGCATTCCTCAACGCGAAGATGAGTTCGCATGGATTGGCCCACTCCATCCCAGAAAAGTATATCTTTTTAAACTGAGTAACCGAACTGATATTCAGATCAATGAATTAGAAGATATTAAAAAATATCGTACAGGCGTCCTTTCAGGGGGGTCCGTTGAACAATTTTTCATCGACAGTGGCCTTTCTGATGAATATTATCATTTAGTCAATTACTCTGTGCAATTATTGAAAATGCTGCTTATAGGACGGTTCGATCTTATCCCAGGCGACCCTTTGGATTTAGCCTATCAAATGAAGAGTTTGGGATCCAAATATTCGGAGCTTGAAGTGGCATATTTATTATCTGACGAAGGCGGTTATTACATGGTAGCAAACAAAGAGACTCCTGTTGAGATTCTCGTAAAGATTCAGGAATCTTTGGAAGAGGTCATAGCAACAGGCCTCAGAGACCGAGTTATAGAAAAATATTTAAGGTAAGCGGGTTTAAGGTAATCCCTTAACGGCCATGCAGATTCAAGACTAGGAAAAGTGCGAATAAGTCCCTGCTACCATGGGGAGTGCCAAGAATCCTTAAATTGGTACCACTTTTCTTGATCGTTACCTTGTCCCCGTGAAATGGAATGAATGACAGATAAAATCCATGACAAGCACTCCCGAAAGGATTGTCATATCTTGTAGCGATATTCAAAATTATCCCCGATTATTATATCTCACTCACCACGTCTTCACCCCGGCAAAGACAACAAAAAAGGATGCCAACACTATCAGCTGATATCCTTGTGAAATATGGTGCCCCCGGTGCGATTCGAATACGCGGCACCAGGATTAGGAATCCTAAATGTTGCTTTACCCCTGAATCAGATGGCGCCCCCCCATAGCGTCAGCTCCATATATCAAAACCGCCAGTCCAAAGACCGGCGGTTTTCTCATTTCGAAGACCGTACAGCGACTCTACCCGCTCCCGCTGTAGATCGTCCCGGTATCCCGAGCAATGAGATCGGCCAGCAACTGCTCAAGGGAATAATCGGGGTCGGACGGCTTTCGCAGCTGTGCGGCCTGATCCAGCAATTGGGCCTGACTCTGAAGATTGAGTTCCTGAGACTGTAAGCTGTCTTCCTTGCCCTCGTAGACGTTCAAGATCGAAGACATCTCGCTTTGTAGGGTCTGCACGTATCCGAGCTGAGTGGCCCTGGTGCCGTCTGCACCGAGATCGGTACCGTCCAGGTCTGCCCAGGCCACACCACTGGACGGAGTGTCCACGGAATGAAAAGTGATGTTGAATCCGCCATCCTTGCTGGACTGAATATACACATTCCCGTTGGCGTCGATCTGATCAGTACCCCACTGGGAACTGTCCAGCATGGCAATACCGTTGAAATCCGCATTGGAAATGGTGCCGTTGATCTTATCCACCAGAGCATCGTAATCGCTCTGTACCACGGCGCTGGTACCGTCCAACTCTCCTGAGTTGATCTTGTCGATCATGTCTTCCATGTCATTGAGGGCGTCATTGATCGTCGCCATCTCGGTCCGGGCCACCCCCATCATGGATGCGGCCTCGCCCACATTCCTAGACGCCTGCCGGACAGCAGCGGCATCGCCTCTCAATGTGCCGCTGATGGCTTCCTCAAAGGGATTGGTGAATGTCGCGGCTCTGACTGGCGCACCCAGCACCAGGCTGCGAAGATCCCTCCCGACGCCCGAAGCCCCAAACAGCTTATTGGTCAGCATGTCCTGCTGAAGAAGCTGCATGGAGTAGTCGTAGAGATAACTCTTTTCTATGTCGGTCAGGGCCATGACGTCTCCAATGAACTCTAGTTTCCCAGATGTGTTATCGGCTGTCCGGGCAATATCTTTAGAGGGCATGAACACTTTTTCCATCCCATGAAAAAGGCCAGCTTCCGCTGGCCTTTAAAGTTGATATCAATCTAATCTCATTGTACAAATTCAGCCATCTTTGCGAAGACGGCATGACCGCTGTCATGGCGTTCGACGCCACATACATCCTCAAGCTTATCCACCTGCTTGATCATTTGATCCAATCGCTGATCGGCATTGACCAGAAGCCATATCTTGCTCGTGGCGCCACCATTGACCGGCATACAGGCAATGCCTTCCACATTATAGGCCCGACGAGCAAACAGCCCACAGATATGGGACATCACGCCGGGATGATTTTTCACCAAAAGTTCAATAACAGTTTGTTTACACATGATTTTCTCCTCCTATCATTTCGGAGTTCGCGGCTCCTGGAGGAACCATCGGATACACCGGTTCGTCCGGGCTGATGGGCACGTGAATGAGACAAGGACCGGGTGCGGCCAGGGCCTCGGCCAAGGTCCGGGCTGGATCATTACTGGTTCCCAAGTCATAGGCGCCGATTCCGAACCCTTCAGCAATCTTGATAAAATCAACCGACTTCGAATAATCGGAAGCAGTATACCGCTTGCCATAAAAGAGGTCCTGCTGTTGACGGACAAGGCCGAGCGCATTGTTATTGGTCAATATTATCTTGATCGGAATATCATACTCCATGGCCGTTGCCAGATCCTGAATATTCATCATGATGGACCCGTCGCCGCTGAAACAGACTACCGGCTTGTCCGGAGCGGCCAGGGCGGCCCCTATGGCGGCAGGCATTCCGAATCCCATGGTTCCAAGGCCGCCGGAGGTCAGCCACTGCCGAGGATACTTGAATGGGTACACCTGGGCCGTACGCATCTGATGCTGCCCCACGTCAGTGCAAATGACCGCGCTCTCCCCAACCAGCTCAGCCGTCTTGAGAATGACCCCGTATGGAGACATGGGATCTTCGGCCTGCGGAATAACCATGGGGTTGGCTTCCTTGAGTTGCCGGATATCCTCGTTCCATACGGATCGTTTCCTTTCTTTGATAAGTGGAATCAAGGCCTTGAGCACCTCGCCAACGTCACCTGTGACAGAGGCGTGGGCCGTTTTGATCTTGTCGAGTTCACTGGGGTCGATGTCCATGTGGATGACCTTGGCCTTGGGACAGAAATCCGGCACCTTACCTGTGGCCCGGTCATCAAAACGCACACCCACGGCAATGAGCAGGTCACATTCCTCAAGAGCCATATTGGTATATCGGGCTGCATGCATGCCCAGCATCCCCAAACTCAAAGGATGATCAGTGGGCATGATCCCCAGCCCCATGAGGGTCACGACGGACGGAATTCCCCCCTTTTCGGCCATGGCCAAGGCCTGGGGCGCCGAATCGGACTGGATCACGCCTCCTCCGAGGTACAAAATCGGTTTCTCCGCCTTGTTGATCATGCCCGCAGCATGCTCAATTTCGCCCGGAAACAGCTCCGGGGTTGGCACGGGCTGTCCTGGGTCGGGCCAGACGTCAAACTCCAACTGAGCCGCCTGGACATCCTTGGGCACGTCGATGACCACAGGTCCGGGGCGACCGCTGGAAGCGATCCGGAAGGCGGCAGGGATGACCTCAAGCAATTCCTCCACGGAACGGACCAGAAAATTGTGTTTGGTGATGGGAACGCTCAGACCGTAGGTGTCCACTTCCTGGAAGGCATCGGTGCCGATCATGGACAGGGGCACTTGGCCGGTGATGCAGATGATGGGGATGGAATCCAACTTGGCATCGGCTATGGCCGTCAGGGTATTGGTGGCTCCGGGACCGGAAGTCGCAAAGAAAACCGCAGGTTTGCCACTGACGCGGGCCATGCCTTGGGCAATGAATCCGGCTCCCTGTTCGTGTCGGGTCAGTATATGCCGGATGGCGTCGCTGCGTCCGAGTGCGTCGTACATGGGCAGGTTCGCGCCTCCGGGAATTCCGGCGATGGTTTTAATGCCCTGTCGTTCCAATAATTTGATGATGATTTCCGCACCGCTGAGTTTCATTTGAAAGCCTCCTGTTTGTCTCGTCTGCCTGCAGCCGCTACGGGGTCAAAAGAAAAACCCCCGCCGGCTCGCACCGACGGGGGTTGAAAAATCGCTTGATACCTACCCGCTATGGCGCGTCCGAGAGAACACCACGTACTACTACGTCTACTACGACGAGTACGCTGACCACGGCTAGGCTGGTGGGAATAAGGGAAATGGTGTTTTCTAAGCGCGACATGAAAAATCCTTTTGTTCTTAAGGAATTTGACTAACCGCCGCAAAAAGAAAGGTCAAGGGTTTTCCACAAACTGTCATGCACTTGCCTTTTTCCCTCCATAACCTTACTTCACTTGGCATCATCATTCAGGAGTTCGCCATGCACATTCTCATTGTCCTAGCCCACCCCGACAAGCACAGCTTCAATCACGCCATTGCGGCTCAAGCGGCAGCAACGCTGAAACACAACGGCCATGCCGTCATTCTTTACGACCTTTACGCGGAAGGCTTTGACCCCAATCTGCCTGCCCACGAAATTCCCCGCAATGCCACCCTGCCCGACCCTATCGACAACCATTGCAAACAAACGGCGCAAGCCGACGGCATCATTATTGTTCATCCCAACTGGTGGGGTATGCCGCCCGCCATTCTGGCCGGATGGGTGGATCGGATCATGCGGCCAGGCGTGGCCTACGAATTCGTGGAAGGCGACAGTGGAGAAGGTGTGCCCGTGGGATTACTCAAGGCGGACAAGGCCATCATCTTCAACACCTCGAACACCTCTGCCCAAAGGGAAAAAACCATTTTCGGCGACCCGCTGGAACGCATTTGGAAGAACTGCATTTTCGACTTGTGCGGAGTTGGGGACATCACTCGACACATGTTTCAAATCATCGTCACCAGCAGCCATGAAGAACGGCTGCAATGGCTGGAGGAAGTGGCAACAATCGTGACCGATAAATTCCCTCCAAGGGCTTGATCAAAATACAGGTCAGGCCTTGAAGCGTCTACGATCACGCATGATCCCCCTGCCTACAATCTGTCCACCGCCAACCAGAAAGCCCCTGCCCCAACCAACAGCCGGACCACATGGCCCACGTGAAAATGGTAACCCCAGTCGATGGTGAACATGGCGACCACAGCCACCACAAACCCGATCAGGATACACTTTCGCCAAATATTCAATCGCAACAGGTTCATCATTAAGCTCCAAAAAAGGGTTACGACGTATCGTAACCCTTTTGTTTTACGTTAGATCACTACTCGTGGGCACCCTACTTTCCGGCGGGCTTGCGTTTGACCGCCCTTTTCCTGGCGGACGTTTTCTCTTCCTTAGCATCCTTACCGAACACAGCCAAGCGGTCAGCCAGC
Encoded proteins:
- a CDS encoding chemotaxis protein CheW — encoded protein: MADEALKDINQFLTFTLGKEIFALDIGTVREVLELTSITKIPRTPKFMRGVINLRGHAVPVVDMRLKLGMSQGEDTVDTCIIIVEIEFEGEFTIMGALVDSVREVFEMTPDTIEPAPKMGAAINAEYIKGMGRQNEQFIIIIDINKIFSAEELSIAKGMSNLGSGAEQPKIEEVVAAHA
- a CDS encoding transporter substrate-binding domain-containing protein, which translates into the protein MNFKKMIKSFKLFIIILLFGLVGAAKAQELTIYVDNWPPYNFIKNDKIVGISTELIEAALQRANIQYKLVKYPFKRGLATVRSTPYTMLYTAARIPQREDEFAWIGPLHPRKVYLFKLSNRTDIQINELEDIKKYRTGVLSGGSVEQFFIDSGLSDEYYHLVNYSVQLLKMLLIGRFDLIPGDPLDLAYQMKSLGSKYSELEVAYLLSDEGGYYMVANKETPVEILVKIQESLEEVIATGLRDRVIEKYLR
- a CDS encoding flagellin; this translates as MALTDIEKSYLYDYSMQLLQQDMLTNKLFGASGVGRDLRSLVLGAPVRAATFTNPFEEAISGTLRGDAAAVRQASRNVGEAASMMGVARTEMATINDALNDMEDMIDKINSGELDGTSAVVQSDYDALVDKINGTISNADFNGIAMLDSSQWGTDQIDANGNVYIQSSKDGGFNITFHSVDTPSSGVAWADLDGTDLGADGTRATQLGYVQTLQSEMSSILNVYEGKEDSLQSQELNLQSQAQLLDQAAQLRKPSDPDYSLEQLLADLIARDTGTIYSGSG
- the ilvN gene encoding acetolactate synthase small subunit, producing MCKQTVIELLVKNHPGVMSHICGLFARRAYNVEGIACMPVNGGATSKIWLLVNADQRLDQMIKQVDKLEDVCGVERHDSGHAVFAKMAEFVQ
- the ilvB gene encoding acetolactate synthase large subunit translates to MKLSGAEIIIKLLERQGIKTIAGIPGGANLPMYDALGRSDAIRHILTRHEQGAGFIAQGMARVSGKPAVFFATSGPGATNTLTAIADAKLDSIPIICITGQVPLSMIGTDAFQEVDTYGLSVPITKHNFLVRSVEELLEVIPAAFRIASSGRPGPVVIDVPKDVQAAQLEFDVWPDPGQPVPTPELFPGEIEHAAGMINKAEKPILYLGGGVIQSDSAPQALAMAEKGGIPSVVTLMGLGIMPTDHPLSLGMLGMHAARYTNMALEECDLLIAVGVRFDDRATGKVPDFCPKAKVIHMDIDPSELDKIKTAHASVTGDVGEVLKALIPLIKERKRSVWNEDIRQLKEANPMVIPQAEDPMSPYGVILKTAELVGESAVICTDVGQHQMRTAQVYPFKYPRQWLTSGGLGTMGFGMPAAIGAALAAPDKPVVCFSGDGSIMMNIQDLATAMEYDIPIKIILTNNNALGLVRQQQDLFYGKRYTASDYSKSVDFIKIAEGFGIGAYDLGTSNDPARTLAEALAAPGPCLIHVPISPDEPVYPMVPPGAANSEMIGGENHV
- a CDS encoding NAD(P)H-dependent oxidoreductase; protein product: MHILIVLAHPDKHSFNHAIAAQAAATLKHNGHAVILYDLYAEGFDPNLPAHEIPRNATLPDPIDNHCKQTAQADGIIIVHPNWWGMPPAILAGWVDRIMRPGVAYEFVEGDSGEGVPVGLLKADKAIIFNTSNTSAQREKTIFGDPLERIWKNCIFDLCGVGDITRHMFQIIVTSSHEERLQWLEEVATIVTDKFPPRA